The DNA sequence CGAAGAAGTACTCCGTGGAGTGGTTCAGGGCGTCGGTCACTTTGGTTTTCAGGCCCGTGGCGTCATAGAAATACTTCACATCGCCGATGACCGGAAGGGTGGACTTGGTCAGACGACCGCGCTCGTCAAAGTAATTGAGGGTGTAATTCCCCGCCAGGTCGATGGTTTTGGTAGCGAGACCCAGAAGATCATACTCCGTAATCATGTGATTCCCACTGCCCGAGGGGAAGGTGGTGGTCACCCTGCGCCCCAGACAGTCGTACACGAAATCTGTTTCCTGGTTCAGGGCGTTCTTCACCTTGGTCATGCGCGAATTGGCGTGTTAGTAGAAGTCGGAAGTTGGGAAGTGGCGCCGTTCACAATTCGGAATTTAGCGTTGGCTCAGCCCGGATTTGGCTGAATGAGTTTTCCCAGTCCGATCTGGCGGCGACGAAGCGGGCTTCTCGTTGATCGAATCGTCCGTTCGTATTCTTATTTGAACAACTCGATTGTTCTCAAAATCCAAAAGCAAGATCCAATTGTCTGCCATTAGTTGAAGTGGCGTCGCAATGACCCACTGGTCCGATTTCCATTTAGACAGTTTAAGTGCGGACATCCCGTTTCGGTCAAAGATTTTAAGAACCTCTCCCTCGGTATCTCCAATATTTAGCAATTCGTATAGTACTAGCAAGTTAGTTCGTGCTGTGCTAATGCCAAGCTTGCTGTGTAATTCGTGATACCAATTAGAACTCTTTGCGATTTCATTCCCAAGTAATCCTCCCATTAGTGCCAAAATTATCGCTAAGACTAAACGCTTACGCCTGAGCATGAATCTTATCCAATTATTTTACGTGGAACTTTTGCCGTTCAAATTTTAACGATGTCTATAGAAAGCGCCACAGCAATCTTCGCAAGAATCACAATCTCTGCCGCACATCGTTGCACCGAATACAGCGGCTTCCGTATCTTCCCGTGAATCATTGTTTCCAAACGTCCAGCCGCGACCGAAAGGTAAACCAGTAATTGACTGCAACAGTTCCCATGTGTCGTTACCAACAGTGAAGAAAAAGTCCCCACTTCCAATTAGCATTCCAGCGCACCTTTTCATTCTACATGCAACTACGCAGTGTCGTATTGAGGGACCTTGCGGTCCCAAATAACCGCCAACCATCGCTTCCAAGGCGCACCCGAGCAGGATACCAAAATACATATACTGGACAAACTTTGCCATACTATACGAGCTGTTTCGTCCCCTCAGTTCTCCACCAATGGCACCCCCTACAGCAACGCCCGAAATGCCACCAAAGAAGCGGCCGTCCGCATCCCATAAGCTCACTGGATTATTCACCACATACGCATACACATTAGGTCCGTCATGCATCCCCAGCGGGTCCCTGGTCAGCCAGCGTCCCGAATCCGGGCTGTACTGCCTATACGCCGTGTGATACAGCCGCGCCTCGTTGTCCCAGTCGTGACCGGTGAACTTCCTGGTGATCTCCTCGCCGGTATTGCCATATTTCCCGCCGAAGGGGGTGTAGTCGTATTTGCCCAGGCGGTCGCCGTCCTCGTCCCACAGGCTTCGCGTGGAGCCGATGGCATCCTGGAAATAGTAGGCATAGGTCCCAGATGAGGCTGTGCTACCCTCCGAAGTTGCCAACACCGTCCCTATTTGCCGTCCGGGATGGTGGATGTACGTGGACAGCAAAGTGCCGCCGCTGTTTTCCTCGTTCACTACACCCCAGCCTTGGTCTACGCGGTACTTTGTCATGGCTCCGCCGGTGACCGCCCTTGACCTGCGTTTCTGGTCGTCCGCCGCAGGCGGATAGGCATACGTGACCGTACCCTCGCCCTGGAAGTTGCTCGCCACCTTGGTCAGTTTGTCGCCGTAGTTGTAGTAGTAGGTGCCGGTGTAGCCGCCCGTGCGCGTCTTCTGAGTCATCCGCCCAAACTGGTCGTAGGCGAAGCTTGTGGTGGCCCCGTCCAACGTGTGGGAGGTCATTTCATTGGCAGTCCGCCGAAGGCGGATAGCCTGGGTTTCCGTCTCCACCGTGTCGCCATCGAGTTTGAGCACCACCACATCGTCCAGGTAGTTCCCCGTGCCCGAGGCAAAGGTGAAGTAACCCGCCACGGCGCATCTGCGACCCGCCGTGGTCACGGCGGAGGAAGTGGTCTCCAGCACCTTGACCATGGCGTCGGTGGTGCCCGCCACGGCGCGTCTCCGACCCTTCTTGCGTCGCCACACTTCCGCATTCGCCCCGTCGGCCTTGGCGTAGTATTCATACCACACGCCCGTATCCGTGGCCACGGTTTCCGTATCGAGGGTTGTGGCGTTCGTCCGGAGCACGAGGGACGAAGATGTCACGGTCATGCGCAGGTGGCCGCCGCTGTATTCCCCGCCCAGGCGCGTCTTCGACCAGATACGGATCTGTCCATCCCTCGTTCCCAAGCTCCGCTTGGGAATGAAGTCCCCGGAGCTCCGCTCCGCAATCCCAACCAGCCTGTACCATCCCCGAGAAATATCGATGACCCACTCCCGCAGAAGAAAAGGAAACCTCGAAGTCGCGAGGCTATTCCGCAGGCCGCCGCGGAAGCCGAAACCACACACGCGAAAACGCCGTGGTCGTGACGCAATTCGGGGCTGGCATAGGGCTGGCACGTTGAAACAACTCCCTCACACGGTTTCGTGGTACTGCTGCGCACTCAGTGTAGGGCATTTCTTACGATTTGACAAGGGGTCGGGATGCCCTGCCGTGTGCAGGCGCTCCGGAGTGCGCTTCGATTGGCCCACCCACAGGATCTTGGGCATTCATGCCCGAGGCAAGGCATGTCCCAACCGGATGAGGGAGAGCGATCTCGAATTCCGCTCGTCACGACCTTACATCCCCTGGGACATGCCGCCGCACACGCGTGGTACCCCTCGGTCGAGGACACCTCGTTTTCCGCCGTTTCTCACCCGGACCGTGGATCACCGGCGGCGGTACGTCCCCTGGGAGCGCACAAAAGAAAACCGGCGCCGGGAACATGTTCCCAGGCGCCGGAACGCGCAGTGTTGCCCAATACGCTATTCTTTTTCGCCGGCCTTCTTAACCAGCACGGCCTGCGGCCCCTTCGTGCCCTCCTTGAGTTCGTAAACCACTTCCTCGCCCTGGCGCAACGTCCGAAAGCCTTCCATCTCGATGGCGCTATGGTGAACGAAGACGTCACTGGCTTCTTCGCGCGCGATGAAGCCGTAGCCCTTCTGATCGCTGAA is a window from the Candidatus Hydrogenedentota bacterium genome containing:
- a CDS encoding RHS repeat protein; this encodes MTKVKNALNQETDFVYDCLGRRVTTTFPSGSGNHMITEYDLLGLATKTIDLAGNYTLNYFDERGRLTKSTLPVIGDVKYFYDATGLKTKVTDALNHSTEYFFDYTRHLLTRTLDAVGKELKYYYDAVGRVTKTGAGSSGDIMPTLNYYDGATGMMPKVRYSPSAESATRTRPAPRRTCSTISTKPGR
- a CDS encoding RHS repeat-associated core domain-containing protein; the encoded protein is MAGTTDAMVKVLETTSSAVTTAGRRCAVAGYFTFASGTGNYLDDVVVLKLDGDTVETETQAIRLRRTANEMTSHTLDGATTSFAYDQFGRMTQKTRTGGYTGTYYYNYGDKLTKVASNFQGEGTVTYAYPPAADDQKRRSRAVTGGAMTKYRVDQGWGVVNEENSGGTLLSTYIHHPGRQIGTVLATSEGSTASSGTYAYYFQDAIGSTRSLWDEDGDRLGKYDYTPFGGKYGNTGEEITRKFTGHDWDNEARLYHTAYRQYSPDSGRWLTRDPLGMHDGPNVYAYVVNNPVSLWDADGRFFGGISGVAVGGAIGGELRGRNSSYSMAKFVQYMYFGILLGCALEAMVGGYLGPQGPSIRHCVVACRMKRCAGMLIGSGDFFFTVGNDTWELLQSITGLPFGRGWTFGNNDSREDTEAAVFGATMCGRDCDSCEDCCGAFYRHR
- a CDS encoding cold-shock protein: MKSGKVKWFSDQKGYGFIAREEASDVFVHHSAIEMEGFRTLRQGEEVVYELKEGTKGPQAVLVKKAGEKE